Within the Sulfitobacter sp. JL08 genome, the region CCTCTTATGATCGCTTCTAGCGATGTGGGGCGGCAGCGCCCCAAGCGCTAGGTGCCTGCTCTACGGGCCGGGGCGAACCCCCGGTCCCATACTATATATGGTGGAGTGTGCAACTGCATCTGGCAACCCCCAATTTTGGGGACAGCCGCAATAAGTTGTGGATAGGTCGGAAAACTGCCCACAATATGGACAGCTCCAGCCTCACTGTTTCAGATCACGAAATGAACGCGCAAACGGCGCTGCGGCTCAGCCTTTGGCCTCAAGCGCATCAAGCCGCGCCTTCAGTGCCTCATTCTCTTCCCGCGCTTTTTGCGCCATTGCGCGGACCGCATCGAATTCTTCGCGGGTCACGAAATCGCGATCGGCCAACCAGCGATCGATCATCGAAGACATAGCCGTTTCCGCCTCGTCCTTTGCGCCTTGCGCCACGCCCATCGCATTGGTCATCAACTGCGAAATATCGTCCATGATTTTGTTGCGGGTCTGCATTTGCGTGCACTCCTTTACCGTTGCGATCTATATGGGCATTGTGCGCATCGACCACAAGGTTGACTTCCCCGCACGGCCAAAGGCATTCAGACGCATATGCACGCTGTTCTTCCCTTTCCTGACATCTCGCCCGAGATTTTTGCCATCGACATCTTTGGCTTCCATCTGGCGCTGCGCTGGTACGCGCTGGCCTATATCGTGGGTATCGTTGCGGGCTGGCGTCTGGTGTTGCGCGCCGTTCGAACACCACAACTATGGGCCCACAACAAGGCAGTGATGACCCCGCAGCAGATCGAAGATTTGCTGACTTGGGTGATACTGGGCGTCATTCTGGGCGGCCGGCTAGGTTATGTTCTGTTTTATCAGGCGGGTTACTACCTGCAAAACCCGGCGCTGATCCTGCAGGTCTGGCAAGGCGGCATGTCCTTTCACGGTGGTCTGCTGGGTGTCATACTTGCCGGATTTCTTTACACAAAGCGCCACAACATCAGCAAATTGTCCGCTGCCGACATCATGGCGCTGGGTGTACCGCCGGGTTTGTTGCTGGGACGGCTTGCCAACTTCATCAATGCCGAATTGTGGGGCCGCCCGACCGATCTGCCTTGGGGCGTTGTGTTTCCCGGTGAAGCGGCCCAGTCATGTGATGGCGTGATAGGCCTGTGCGCCCGCCACCCATCGCAACTTTACGAGGCCGTGCTGGAAGGTCTGATCCTTGGCGCTGTCCTGATCTGGCTGGTCTGGCGGCGCGACGGGTTGAAATCGCCCGGGCGCATCGCAGGCGCATTCTTTGCCGGCTATGGTCTGGCCCGGTTTGCGGTCGAGTTTGTCCGCCAGCCGGATGCACAGTTCATCACCCCGGGCAATCCGTTGGGCCTTGCGTTGCATATCGGGGGGTACGGCCTGACGATGGGGCAATTGTTGTCCCTGCCGATGATCGTGCTGGGGGTGTATCTGATCAGAAACGCACGGCGACACCATGACGCTTGAGGCGCATTTACTGGA harbors:
- a CDS encoding accessory factor UbiK family protein codes for the protein MQTRNKIMDDISQLMTNAMGVAQGAKDEAETAMSSMIDRWLADRDFVTREEFDAVRAMAQKAREENEALKARLDALEAKG
- the lgt gene encoding prolipoprotein diacylglyceryl transferase — its product is MHAVLPFPDISPEIFAIDIFGFHLALRWYALAYIVGIVAGWRLVLRAVRTPQLWAHNKAVMTPQQIEDLLTWVILGVILGGRLGYVLFYQAGYYLQNPALILQVWQGGMSFHGGLLGVILAGFLYTKRHNISKLSAADIMALGVPPGLLLGRLANFINAELWGRPTDLPWGVVFPGEAAQSCDGVIGLCARHPSQLYEAVLEGLILGAVLIWLVWRRDGLKSPGRIAGAFFAGYGLARFAVEFVRQPDAQFITPGNPLGLALHIGGYGLTMGQLLSLPMIVLGVYLIRNARRHHDA